DNA from Amycolatopsis sp. DSM 110486:
GCGATCGTGGTGTGGCTGATGCGCGGCACGGTGCGCGCGCCGGCCGCGGAGCCGACCGACTCGGGTGAGCTCGTGGGCGCCCGCCACTGACGTTTCAGCAGTTCAGCGGCATCGTAGCCGGTTTTTGTCGGTGGCCCGCGCTAGCTTCGCGGACATGGATCTGACGTCACCGGCGCGGCCGCTGTCCACGGCCGTGAACGCCGCCGCGCGCCTGCTCCCGAGGCAGGCCGCGCTGCGGCTGTGCACTGACGCGGACGGGCTCGAGGTCGCCGGCAGCGACCGCGACCTGTCCGTGCGCTTGGCATGCCCGGCGACATCCCACACCGATGGGGAGGTGCTCGTGCCGGCGGCGCCGCTGGCCGAGACGCTGAAGATGCTGGACGTCGACCAGGTGCGCCTGGTCGTCGAAGGCAGCCGGCTGGCGGTGCGCGTGGAAGGGGCGCGCTTCGCCTTGCCGCTGCTGGACCGGGGTGCGCTCGTGGAGCCCGCGCAGCCACCTCGGTTGTCCGAAGTGGACGGGGAGCTCCTGGCGGCCGCGGTCCGCACGGTCGCGGGCACGGCCGCGAAGGACGATCCACTGCCGGTCTTCACGGGCGTGCGCGTGCAGAGCTCCGGTGACACGCTCGTGCTCACCGCCTCGGACCGCTACCGGATGGCCGTGGCGCGCGTGCCGTTGCGAGCGGCGTGGGGGCCGCTCGACGTGCTCGTGCCCGCGCGCCTGCTGGCCGAGGCCACGCGCCACGCCACCGGCACCCTCACCCTCCAAGCCGACAGCGGCCACTTCGGCCTGTCCTGGGCCGGCGGCACTGTCACCACCGCAGTCCTCGACGCGGGGTTCCTGTCGGCCGACGCCATCCCGTCCGGCGACGTCGACACGGAGGTCGAGCTGCCCGCCGACGCCCTCGCCGCGGCCATCCGCCGCGTCGGCGTCTACGCCGAAGACCGCCGCGTGCTGACCCTCGGGGTGGGCGACGCACACGTCCGCCTCGCCAGCACCCGCGCCGACACAGGCGAAGCCGAGGAAACCCTGAAGGCAAACGTTTGCGGCGGCCGCACCTCGCCGTCGTTCCAGGCGCGTTACCTGCTGGACGCCCTCGCGCCGTTCGCGGACTCCACCGTGCGGCTGTCGATCCAGCCGGGGCTGCGCGCGTGCGTCTTGACGGCGGCGGAGGCGCAGGAGGTGAGCCTCACGTACTACCTCATGCCGATGCTGCCCCGCTGAGGCAGTCGGGGCGCACCCCCCGCGGGCTTTCCGCGACCTCATCGACTGCTCGCTGCACGTACGAGGTCACCGCCCAGCAGGTCGTCGACCGCCGAATCAGGGCGCGACCCAGCTGCCGGAGCGTTTGATCGTCCGGATCATCGGCGCCGTCTCGACCTGGTGGACGCCGGGGAGGGCGCCGAGGCGCGTGGCGAGGAAGTCGTAGAGGGCGTCGTCGTCGCGGCAGCCGATGCTGAGGGTCAGGTTGGTCGGACCGGTGGTGGCGGCGACGAGCGCGACTTCCGGGTAGGTCGCCACCTCGCGGGCGACGGCGTCGAGGCGGGACGGGGTGACGCCAAGCCACAGCAGGGCCGACAGGGATGCGCCGAGCAGGGCGGCGTCGACCTCGACGTCGAAGTAGAGGGCGCCCGTGGCGCGCAGGTGCTCGAGGCGGCGGCGGACGGTCGTTTCGGAGCGTCCCGACGCGGCGGCGAGGGTGGCCAGCGAAGCGCGGCCGTCGTGGGCCAGGGCGGCGAAGAGGGCGTCGTCACCGGGTTCCAGGCGCGGCGAAACGGTGCTTCCACTGGTGCGGCCGTCCCAGACGGGGGTCAGGGCGGCGACCTGAGCGGCGTCCAACGCACTCGCCCGGCCCGGCCAGCCCGCCGGACCACCGGCGAAGCGACGCAGCAATCGATGCGCCGTCACGGACACCACGCGCGGCGTGCGCGGCAGCTGCCCGAGCAACAGGCCCTCGTCGGCCTCCTGCCGGGGCGCCGAGGTGTAGCAGGCGATCTCCGTACCGCCGGACGTCAGGCTGACCCACGACGTGTCGTCGCGCCGCGCCAGCGCCGTGGCGATCACGCCGGCCGCGTCGGGCATGCAGCGCACGCGAAGCAGCCACTGCACGCGCCCGAGCTTCGTCACCTCCGGCACACCCACGACCCGCACCACCCCCGTCGAGCGCAGCCGGTGGTAGCGGCGCGCCACGGTCTGGTCCGACACGCCCAGCACCTCGGCCAGGCGGCTGAACGGCACGCGCCCGTCGAGCTGGAACGCGTGCGTCAGCCGGCGGTCGAGGTCGTCGAGCTGAGGTGAATCCACCGGATCAGCCTATTCCCTGTCGGATTTCAAGCATCTGGAGCGAATGAGCAGCCTGAACCACCAGCACGGACGAGAGTCGGGGTCACCGGAAGGAGCCGCGAATGAACCTCGACCACACCGTCTTCCTGGCCCAGCGCTACGAGCGCGTCTGGCAGCTCTACGAGCAGCTCGGCTTCACCCTCAGCCCGCCGTCGCGCCACTTCGCCGCGGGCACCAGCGGCAGCGAGCCGACGCTCAGCTGCACGGCGAACCGCTGCACCTACTTCGGCGACTCGTTCGTCGAGCTGATCGGCATCGTCGAAGCGAAGGCGGGCGACCCGTGGCACGTGCTGCCGATCGTCGCGCGCGGCGACGGCCTGCACGGCGTGTCCTTCGGCGTCCCCGACACCGAGGCCGCCGAGCGCCGGCTGCGCGAAGCCGGCCTGTCGAAGTCCGGCGTGCTTTCCCTGCAACGAGACGTCGACACCCCCGAAGGACCCCGCACCGCGCGGTTCCGCAGCGTCCACCTGCTCCGCGACCGCACGCCGGAAGGCATCCTGCACACGGCCGAGCACCTCACGCCGGAGTACGTGTTCCAGCCGCAGTTCCTCAGCCATGCCAACACGGCGAAAGGCCTCGACAGCGTCCAGCTCGTCGTCGCCGACGCCGACCTGCCCGCCTACACCCGACGCTACGAACAAATCCTCGACCAGAAGCCCACCAACAACTCCTTCGCCCTGAGCACAGGACGGCTCGACCTCGTCCCCGCGACCCGGCTCGACGACGTCCTCCCGGGCGAGCAGGCGCCCCGCCTGCCGTACTTCGCGGCGCAGACCGTCGCCGTCGAAACCCTCACTCCCGCAAGGAAACTTGCCGCCGACGCCGGCCTCCCCACTGTCGATCTTCGCGACGGCGGCTTTTTCGTCCCCGCCGCCCACGCGGGCGGTGCGGCCCTCGGTTTCGTGGAAAGGTGAACGTGATGATCATCGAGACGACCGCCGGCTTGGTCCGCGGCGCCGGCGGCGCGTTCCGCGGCATCCCCTACGCCCGTCAGGAACGCTTCCAGCTGCCGGCCGAAGCCCCCGCGTGGACAGGCGTGCGCGACGCGCTGGAACCCGGCCCGGCGGCGGTCCAGCTGCCGTCGCGGCTCGAGCCCGTCGTCGGGCCGATGACGCTGGCGCAGTCGGAGGATTGCCTGTCGCTCAACGTCTTCACGCCCTCGACCACCGGCTCGCGCCCGGTCCTGGTGTGGATCCACGGCGGCGCGTTCCTCACCGGCTCAGGCGGCCAGGGCTGGTACGACGGCACGCGCCTCGCGAACGAGGCCGACGTCGTCGTGGTCTCCCTCAACTACCGCCTCGGCGTGTTCGGCTTCCTGCCGCTCGACGGCGTCGCGCCGCCCAACCTCGGCATCGCCGACCAGCTCGCCGCGCTGGAGTGGGTGCGCGACAACGCGGCGGCCTTCGGCGGCGACCCGTCACGCGTCACGCTCGCCGGCCAGTCGGCGGGCGCGCAGTCGACGCTCACCCTCTGGTCCGCGGCTCGCGCGCAGGGCCTGGTGCACCAGATCGGGCTGCAGAGCGCGCCGGTCGGACTGCCGCCGCAGACCCCGGACGAAGCCGCGGGCTGGGCGGAGAAGTACCTCCACGCCCTCGGCGCGAGCACCGCGGAAGAGCTCATCAAGATGCCCGCCACGCAGCTGATCGACGGCCTCAAGACACTCGCTGCCCAGGTCAAGACCGGGATCGTGCCGCCGTTCCAGCTCGTCGCCGACCACGACCCCGTGGCCGAAGACCTGATCGCCGCCGCGAAACCCGGCCGCGCGCTCGTCAGCTGGACTCGCGACGAAGTCCGCGCCTACGATCCCGCGGCGCCCCAAGCACAAGTCGACCAGCAGACGGCCGCCCTCTTCAGCGGCGACCTCCCACGGCTGACCAAGCAACTCGGCGAAGACGCGACCCTCATGCGCTTCGACTGGTCCGCCCCCGGCAACCCGTACGGCGCCTGCCACTGCCTCGACGTCCCGTTCCTCTTCGGCACGCACGACGCCGCGCCGGAAGCCGCCTGCCTCGCGGGTGCCCCGGAAGGCCTGCCCGAGATCAACGACCTCCGCCGAGTGTGGGCCCAGTTCCTCCACGGCGAACGCCCGGTCGTCGACACCCCGCTGCTCACCGCGTTCTGATCAGTTCCGAGTGCGACAAGGGCCGCTCACCAGCCCGGTGAGCGGCCCTTCCCCAAGCCGTCAGGCCGCCGAAGCAGCCTTCACCGCCGCCTCGACCTCGGCGAACGACGGGTTCACCATCGCGGTCGACCCGACGATCACCGTCGGCACGGTCTCGTTGCCGTTCGCCACCTCGCGCACGCGCTCGGCCGCACCCGGCTCCTCCCAGATGTTGATCTCCTTGACGTTCAGGCCGCTCGCCATCAGCGGCCGCCGCAGCGCCGCGCAGAAGCCGCAGCCCGGCCGCCAGTAGAACTCGACCTCGACGTCACTCATCGCCCGTCCTCCGAAGCACGTAGGTAGTCCAGCTGCGCCCGCACGCTCATTTCGGCAGGCGCCCACAGCGCCCGGTCGACGTCCGCATAGACCACCTCGACCACCTGTCGTGGCGAAGCGTCGGCCCCGAGCACCTTCAAGGCGGAACGCACCTGGTCCAGCCGCTGTTCCCGGTGGGCCAGGTATTCGCGCGCGGTCGCGGGCAGATCCGCCAGCTCCGGGCCGTGGCCGGGCAGGCCGGGCGTGCCGTCGGGCAGCTCGATGAGCTTGCTCAACGAGCGCAGGTAGTCGCCGAGGTCCTTGAGCACGGTCGTGCCGCGCCCGAGGATCGTGTCGCCGGTCAGGATCTGGCCGGCGACGTGCAGGGAGACGGAGTCGTCGGTGTGCCCGGGCGTGTGCAGCACGCGGAACTCGAGCCCGCCCGCGGTGAACACCTCACCATCGGCCAAGGCCGAAGCGCCGACGCACAGCGAAGCGTCGAACGCCCGAATCGGAGCGCCCACGCGCTCGGCGAACCACGGCGCGCCCTCGGCGTGGTCGGCGTGGTGGTGGGTCAGCACCACGAGCTCGACGGCGCCGATGGCCGCGAGCTTCTCCAGGTGCTCCAGGTCGTGGTACCCGGGGTCGACAACCACGCCGGCCGACGCGTCCGGACCACGCAGGAACCAGCTGTTCGTGCCCTCGAGCGTCATCGTCGACGGGTTGTTCTCCAGCAGCACCTGCGCGGTCTCGGAGACGCGGCGAAGCACGCCGTACGCGGGAGCAGTCACCGGTCAGACCTCCGTCGGGTCGAGGACGACGCGGAAGCGGTCGCCTTCCTTGATGAGCGTCGGCATGGTCCGCACGATCTCGCGCGGAGCCGCCAGCAGGGCTTCGGCCGTGGCGAACTCGTCGATCTCGACGAGCGTGAGCCACGTCGGGGGCATCAGCATGCGGCGGCCTTCGCGGGCGTCGCCGATCGCGGCCGACGGGCGCTGCCAACCCGTGGCGTGTGCCTCGGAGGTCGCGCCGTCCGCGCGCTGGCCTTCGGGCAGCTTCGCGGAGAAGAAGCGGGTGTCGTAGCGGCGCGGTTCCTGCGGCGGCGTGACCCAGTGGGCGAACGGTCGCAGCAGGTCCGCTCGCAGCGTCAGCCCGGCGTCGGCGAGGAACGCGGCGAGCGAGATTTCCCGGCTCTCCAAGGCTTTCCGGGCTTCGGCGTACGGCGCGACATCGGCGACCACCGCGTCTTCCGTGCCCGCCAGCAATACGCCGGACTCCTCGAACGTCTCGCGCACGGCCGCGCACACGAGCGCGCGGGCGAGGCTCTCGTCGCACGTGAACTGCGCGGCCCACCAGCTCGGCGGCGGTCCGGCCCACGCGACGGACGCGTCGGCGTCGCGCGGATCCACCCCGCCGCCGGGGAACACGGTCATGCCGCCGGCGAAGGGCATGCCCTTCACGCGGTGTTGCAGGAAGACTTCGAGACCGTCCGCGCCGTCGCGGGTGAGGATCACCGTGGCGGCGTCCTTGGGCTTCACGGGTGGGCCGTCGGCGTTCGCCCTCGTGCTGACTCCGGCCCCTACGGGGATGTCGAAAAGGAACTCACGCGGCCGATCCACCGAGGCAACATACCTCGCACCAGTGACCTCACGCCCACAAGTTGTGACATGTCACCGACGCACCGCAGCCCCGGACCCACGCGGGGCCCGGGGCTGCGATAAGAACGTCAGAACCTCAGGACGACGACCAGCGGTCGCCACCCGAACGGGACGCACCGTTGAGCCGCAACCGGGCCGCCTCGGCGCGTTCGCGCTCGGCCAGCTCCTCGTGCAGCTCGCGCAGCAGCGCGCGGTCGCGCTCCGACAGGCTCGGGTCGTCCAGATCCAGCGCCGGCAGCTCCACGACCTCGTGCATGCTCGGCTTGCCCGCGGCGATCTCGCGGCCCTTCTCAGGGTCCTCGGCCAGCGCCTGACGCAGCTGGGCGACCTCGGCCGGCGTCAGGTCGGCGGTGCGCTCGGCGCGCGTCTCCGACCGCGACTTGCGCGAGTTGTCCACCTGCGGGGTGGGCGCGTTCTGCACGATCGGCACCACGGGGGCGACGGCCTCGGGCGCCTGCCGGATGCTGTGCCGGCTCGGGGCCTCCATCACCACCGGCTCAACCACGGGCGTCGGCACCGGGGTGGGTGCCGGAGCCGGAGCCGGTGGCGGGGTCACGACCGGCTCGGGCCGGTAGTCCGAGGTCGTCGTGTGCGTGCTGCCGGTGACCCACACCGGCGTGGCGACGGACGCGGCCGACTGGTGGTAGGCGGACCGCGCGACACCCGGGCCGCTGACCTCGACGACCGAGCGGATGCCGGCGCGGCGCAGGGCCGTGTCGACGCGGAACGCGACCGCGGGCGGGTTGCCCTCCGGGCCCAGCTCCACCAGCACCACGCGCTGCGGCAGCGCACCCGGCACGGAACCCGCCGGGGTGTTGCGCCACACCGCGTGCACCGAGCGGACGTCCGGCAGCACCTGCAAGGTGCGGTCGAGCGCCTCGGCCAGCCCGAACTCCGGCTGGTTGTCGCCGGTGAAGCGGTGGCTGTGGACCTGCTCGGCCTCGTCGACCAGCAGGTCGTTGGCGAGCGTCGCGTCCGACCGGCTCATCTCGAGCACCAGCGCCAGCTCGCGCTGCTCCGCCGAGCTGACGGTGATGCGGCCCGCGATGAGCGTGCCGGTCGTCAGTTCCACGGCTTCGTCGATGTGCGCGCGGGCGATCAGCTCGCGCGCTTCGGTGAGCGCGCTGTCGTCGATGCGGCCCGCCAGGGCCAGCAACAAGTTGTGCAGGCGCAGGGGCACCGAGAACCCGTCCATAGGCGGGCCTTCGTGAACCTCCACCATTGCTCTGCTCCTCCCAGCTCGCCTGGCGGCTCGAGCGTTAAGCGGCGACGAGTCGATTACCGGAACCCGCGGCGCCGACGCAGACCAGCTCGGAATTGGCGAGCGCGGCCCGGTGGTACCCAGGAAGGTCGAAGCGCGGTGGGATGACCTCGACGCTCGGTTCCTCGTCCCCCAGCACCCGCAGCACGCGCTGCAGTTCGCCGGTGAGCCTCGGCAGCCCGGACGTCGCCGTCACCAGCAGGACTCGCTTGGCCCCACCCTCACCGACCACACCGAGGTGTCGCCAGCTTTGCCGCACTTCCCCCACGTCCGCGCGTCCTCGCAACGTTGCGTGGAGCAAGACGGACACAGAGTCGACTGAGTTCACCCATTCGGGCGCACTCGGTGTGAATGTGTACCTGGTCTCGGTGACGTCGTCTACCCCCAGGGTGGAACTCACCTGGTGCCAGTCGGCGCCGTGCGGGATCAGACCCGCGACGAGCAGGCGGTACTCGGTTTGGTCCAAATCGATCCTGTGCTTAAGCAAAGACCTGGGCAGCGTGCGCGCGAGTGTCCCCATCGCGCCCTCGCCCAGCCAGTCGCGGAACCGCCACAGGAGCTGGTCGGGCGTGCGGCCCGCGAGCCGGATCAGCAGCTCGTGCAGGGACTGTTCGATGTCGGGGTCCATCACTTCACCTCCACGATCAATTCGACCTCCACAGGCGCCCCGATGGGCAGCTCCGCGACGCCGACGGCCGAGCGGGCGTGCTTGCCCGCGTCGCCGAAGATCTCGCCGAGCAGCTCGGACGCACCGTTGATCACCGCGGGCTGGCCGGTGAAGCCCTCGGCGGAGGCGACGAAGCCGACCACCTTGACGATCCGCGTCACCGAGTCGATGCCCACGAGCGCGTGCACCGCGGCCAGCGCGTTGAGCACGGAGGTGCGGGCGTGGCCCTTGGCCTCTTCGGGGCTGACCTCCGCGCCGACCTTGCCGGTCGCGGCGAGCGTGCCGTCGACGAAGGGCAGCTGGCCGGAGGTGTAGACGTGCGAGCCGCTCTGCACGGCCGGCACGTAGGCGGCCAGCGGCGCGGCGACGCCGGGCAGTTCGATGCCGAGCTCGGCGAGCCGGGAAGTCCAGGTCACGACGGGTCCCCTCAGTTCTTCGGGCGCTTGAGGTACGCGACGTGCTGCTCGCCGCTCGGGTTCGGCAACACGGTGACCAGTTCCCAGCCGTCCTCGCCCCACTGGTCGAGGATCTGCTTCGTCGCGTGGATCAGCAGGGGGACGGTCGCGTACTCCCATTTGGTGGCGCTCATGACCCGGGAGCGTAGCCAAGCGGGCAAGGGCGGTCATGGCCACCGCCGTCGAACGGCCGGGCCGCTCAGGGGAACACAGGTGCACCCGTCCAGGTGAACGACTCACCGACCGTCGGTGAATGTGGTCCACTTCACACCGGCGGCACTCGCTAGCGTGGGGGTTGTGGAGACGTGGCGGATCGTCGCGACCGCCTTGCTCGCCGCGGCCGGGCTGCCGCTCGTGCTCGTGGTGATGGCCAAGGTGCGCGACCACGTGAACAGCTCGGCCCGGGTCGCGGTCGGCGGCGCGATCACGTTCACGGCGCTGGTGGTGGTGGCCGTGCTCACGCTCACCGTGCTGCCCGGCGCGCTCACCTGGATCCTCGTCGCGGCGGTCGCGGCTGCGGTCGGCGTCATGGTGCTCGCCAGCTGAGCGCCGGTTTAGTGTTGACGGTGTGACCACACCCTCCGCCGGCTGGCCCGACGAGCTCACCCGGGCCCGGCTGCACTTCGTCACCGGCAAGGGCGGCACCGGCAAAACCACCCTCGCCGCGGCGCTTGGTCTGGCCCTCGCGCGCGAGGGCCGCCGGGTGCTGCTGATCGAGGTCGAGGGCCGCCAGGGCATCGCCCAGCTCTTCGACACGGAGCCGCTGCCGTACGCGGAGCAGCGCATCGCGTCCGTCCCCGGCGGGGGCGAGCTGCGCGCGCTGCACATCGACGTCGAGGCCGCGCTGCTCGAGTACTTCGAGATGTTCTACAACCTGGGCTTCGCCGGCCGGACGCTGCGGCGGATGGGCGCGATCGAGTTCGCGACCACGCTCGCGCCGGGTCTTCGTGACGTCCTGCTCACCGGGAAGATCAAGGAGTGCGTCGGCCGCACGGAGTCCGACGGCCGCCACACCTACGACGCCGTGGTGGTCGACTCGCCGCCCACCGGCCGCGTGGTCAAGTTCCTCGACGTCACCAAGGCCCTGACCGACCTCGCCAAGACCGGCCCGATCCGCGGCCAGGCCGACGGCGTCGTGCGGCTGCTGCACTCGGGCGAGACCGCCATCCACCTCACCACGCTGCTGGAGGAGATGCCGGTGCGCGAGACGGTGGAGGCCGTGGCGGAGCTCGACGGCGCCGACCTGCGCCCCGGCGCGGTACTGGTCAACCGCGTGCGCCCGCCGCGTCTGCCAGCGCGTTCCGTCACGGCGGCCGCCGACGGTCGCGTCGACGCCGTCCGCGTGCGCTCGGGCCTCGCGTCGGCCGGGCTGAAGCTGCCGGACGAGACGCTCGACGCGCTGGTGGAGGAGACCGTGGAGCACGCCGTGCGCGTGGCCGCCGAGCAGCGGGCGCGTGAGCAGCTCGCCGAGGCGGACCTGCCGACGCTGGAGCTGCCGGAGGTCACCGACGGCGTGGACGTGGCGTCGCTCTACGACCTCGCGGAAGCGCTGCTGGACCAGGGGGTGCGCTGATGACGCTGATCGACGTCGACGCCCTGCTCGACGACCCGGAGAGCCGCGTGATCGTGTGCTGCGGCTCCGGTGGCGTCGGCAAGACGACCACCGCGGCGGCGCTCGCGTTGCGCGCGGCCGAGCGCGGCCGGCAGACGGTGGTCCTGACCATCGACCCGGCGCGCCGGCTGGCACAGGCGCTGGGGCTGCGCGAACTGGGCAACCACCCGCGTCAGGTGCGGGCGGAAGGGTTCGAGCCCAAGGGCGAGCTGTGGGCGATGATGCTCGACATGCGCCGCACGTTCGACGACATGGTGCGCGTGCACGCCGGCCCGGAGCGCGCGGAGCAGCTGCTGCAGAATCCCTTCTACCAGACCATTTCCACGTCGTTCTCCGGCACGCAGGAGTACATGGCGATGGAGAAGCTGGGCCAGCTCGCCGCCACCGACGACTGGGACCTGATCATCGTCGACACGCCGCCGAGCCGCTCGGCGCTCGACTTCCTGGACGCGCCGACGCGCCTGTCCAGCGCGCTCGACGGGCGCATGATCCGGCTGCTGACCGGCCCCGCGAAGGCGGGCGGCTGGGGGCTGCGCAAGGTCGTCAGCGCGGGGTTCTCGATGTTCGCGAAGGCCGTGTCCACGATCATCGGCGGGCAGCTGCTGGCCGACGCGTCGGCGTTCATGCAGGCCTTCGACAGCATGTTCGGCGGGTTCCGCGAGCGGGCGCGCAAAACGGCGGAGCTGCTGCGCTCCAGCGGCACGTCGTTCCTCGTGATCGCCGCGCCGGAGCCCGACGCGCTGCGCGAGGCTTCGTACTTCGTCGAGCGGCTCGCGGGTGAGTCGATGCCGCTCGCGGGTCTCGTCGCGAACCGGACACACCCGGTGCTCGCGTCGCTTTCGGCATCGGAGGCGATCGCGGCCGCGGAGTCGTTGCAGAAGGGCGGCACGAGCGCGCCGCTGGCCGAGGCCGTGCTGCGGCTACACGCCGACCGTGTGGCGCTGGCCGAGCGGGAGAACCGGCTGCTGGCGCGGTTCACGAAAGCACATCCTGAAGTGCCGCTGGTGCGAGTGCCGGCGTTGGCCGGTGACGTGCACGACCTCGAAGGTCTGCGCGACATCGGGACCAAGCTCGTGAGTGACTGAGCCCGTGAGTGACTGAGCTCGGCTCAGCCACTCACGAGCCGGTCAGCTGACCTGCGCGCTTTCCACCGCGTCACGCTTTGCGGCTTCCAGCAGCTCGGCCCAGCTGGTGACGTCGGAACGCCGGCGCAGCAATGCGCGGCGCTCGCGTTCGGTCATGCCACCCCAGACACCGAAACTGATCCGGCCGTCGAGTGCCTCGGCGAGGCATTCCGTGCGAACCGGGCACCCCATGCACACGGCTTTCGCCCGGTTCTGCTCGGCGCCGCGCACGAAGAGCCCGTCGGGATCTGCATCCCGGCATGACGCGCTCATGCGCCAGCTCGACTGGTTGGTCTCCATACCCCCAGCTCCCTACCCTGGTGTTCGACACCAGCGAAGGTGAAGCTCCCGCTCCCACCCCCGCGAGCGTGTCTCCCTCTGCTCTCACGTCGGTGACGGCACCTCCCCGGTGCCGCTGCCGCCGTTCGGTCCAGAGGAGCTCCCACTCGCACTGGGCCGTCGGTCGGCAAAAAATCTTTCGTGAGACGTTGACGGACTGTAGGGGCCCGCGGTTCCCCCCGCCAAGACCTAGCATGCATTCCGTTACCGGAAGTCACCTCATGGGGTCCGTTTTGTCACGGCTGTCGACCCCTGGCGGGTGTGAGGTAACGGGAGCACAACCGGCCTTCAGTACCCTGGCCTTCGTGCGCAAAACGGACGGTCTCTTCAAGCTCATCGGCCTCTGTCTGCTCGCGGGGGTGCTGGTCGCCGGAATCCTGTTCCCCGTGGTGGGCGCGGCCGGTGTGGCGTCGAACCAGGCGAGCGAGACGGTGGAGAAGACATCGTCCGACCTCGCCGACATCCCGCCGCCCCTGGTGACGACGATCACCGACTCGGGCGGCAAGCCCATCGCGACGCTGTACGACCAGTACCGCATCCCGGTGGCGGCCGACGAGATCAACGAGGCCATGCAGTGGGCCCTGGTGTCGGTGGAGGACAAGCGCTTCTACGAGCACCACGGCGTCGACTGGCAGGGCACGCTGCGCGCGGCCGTGTCCAACAGCACCGGCGGCGACACGCAGGGTGCCTCGACGCTCACGCAGCAGTACGTGAAGAACTACTTGATCAACGTGGTCTATCGAGGCGACAAGGTCGGCCAGGAGAAGGCACAGGAGCAGACGCTCGCGCGCAAGCTCAAGGAAGCGCGGATCGCCATTCAGCTCGAGACGAAGCTGTCGAAGCAGCAGATCCTGGCCGGGTACCTGAACATCGTCGAGTTCTCGCGCCAGATCTTCGGCATCGGCGCCGCCGCGCACGCGTACTTCAACACCACGCCCGAGAAACTGACGGTGCCCCAGGCGGCGCTGCTCGCGGGCCTCGTGAACAACCCGATCAACGACGACCCGTGGAAGCACCCGGACAAGGCCACCGTTCGCCGCAACCTCGTGCTCGACCGCATGGTGGACA
Protein-coding regions in this window:
- a CDS encoding DNA polymerase III subunit beta, translating into MDLTSPARPLSTAVNAAARLLPRQAALRLCTDADGLEVAGSDRDLSVRLACPATSHTDGEVLVPAAPLAETLKMLDVDQVRLVVEGSRLAVRVEGARFALPLLDRGALVEPAQPPRLSEVDGELLAAAVRTVAGTAAKDDPLPVFTGVRVQSSGDTLVLTASDRYRMAVARVPLRAAWGPLDVLVPARLLAEATRHATGTLTLQADSGHFGLSWAGGTVTTAVLDAGFLSADAIPSGDVDTEVELPADALAAAIRRVGVYAEDRRVLTLGVGDAHVRLASTRADTGEAEETLKANVCGGRTSPSFQARYLLDALAPFADSTVRLSIQPGLRACVLTAAEAQEVSLTYYLMPMLPR
- a CDS encoding Lrp/AsnC family transcriptional regulator, coding for MDSPQLDDLDRRLTHAFQLDGRVPFSRLAEVLGVSDQTVARRYHRLRSTGVVRVVGVPEVTKLGRVQWLLRVRCMPDAAGVIATALARRDDTSWVSLTSGGTEIACYTSAPRQEADEGLLLGQLPRTPRVVSVTAHRLLRRFAGGPAGWPGRASALDAAQVAALTPVWDGRTSGSTVSPRLEPGDDALFAALAHDGRASLATLAAASGRSETTVRRRLEHLRATGALYFDVEVDAALLGASLSALLWLGVTPSRLDAVAREVATYPEVALVAATTGPTNLTLSIGCRDDDALYDFLATRLGALPGVHQVETAPMIRTIKRSGSWVAP
- a CDS encoding VOC family protein, yielding MNLDHTVFLAQRYERVWQLYEQLGFTLSPPSRHFAAGTSGSEPTLSCTANRCTYFGDSFVELIGIVEAKAGDPWHVLPIVARGDGLHGVSFGVPDTEAAERRLREAGLSKSGVLSLQRDVDTPEGPRTARFRSVHLLRDRTPEGILHTAEHLTPEYVFQPQFLSHANTAKGLDSVQLVVADADLPAYTRRYEQILDQKPTNNSFALSTGRLDLVPATRLDDVLPGEQAPRLPYFAAQTVAVETLTPARKLAADAGLPTVDLRDGGFFVPAAHAGGAALGFVER
- a CDS encoding carboxylesterase family protein, translating into MIIETTAGLVRGAGGAFRGIPYARQERFQLPAEAPAWTGVRDALEPGPAAVQLPSRLEPVVGPMTLAQSEDCLSLNVFTPSTTGSRPVLVWIHGGAFLTGSGGQGWYDGTRLANEADVVVVSLNYRLGVFGFLPLDGVAPPNLGIADQLAALEWVRDNAAAFGGDPSRVTLAGQSAGAQSTLTLWSAARAQGLVHQIGLQSAPVGLPPQTPDEAAGWAEKYLHALGASTAEELIKMPATQLIDGLKTLAAQVKTGIVPPFQLVADHDPVAEDLIAAAKPGRALVSWTRDEVRAYDPAAPQAQVDQQTAALFSGDLPRLTKQLGEDATLMRFDWSAPGNPYGACHCLDVPFLFGTHDAAPEAACLAGAPEGLPEINDLRRVWAQFLHGERPVVDTPLLTAF
- a CDS encoding glutaredoxin domain-containing protein; this encodes MSDVEVEFYWRPGCGFCAALRRPLMASGLNVKEINIWEEPGAAERVREVANGNETVPTVIVGSTAMVNPSFAEVEAAVKAASAA
- a CDS encoding MBL fold metallo-hydrolase, which encodes MTAPAYGVLRRVSETAQVLLENNPSTMTLEGTNSWFLRGPDASAGVVVDPGYHDLEHLEKLAAIGAVELVVLTHHHADHAEGAPWFAERVGAPIRAFDASLCVGASALADGEVFTAGGLEFRVLHTPGHTDDSVSLHVAGQILTGDTILGRGTTVLKDLGDYLRSLSKLIELPDGTPGLPGHGPELADLPATAREYLAHREQRLDQVRSALKVLGADASPRQVVEVVYADVDRALWAPAEMSVRAQLDYLRASEDGR
- a CDS encoding NUDIX domain-containing protein, which produces MDRPREFLFDIPVGAGVSTRANADGPPVKPKDAATVILTRDGADGLEVFLQHRVKGMPFAGGMTVFPGGGVDPRDADASVAWAGPPPSWWAAQFTCDESLARALVCAAVRETFEESGVLLAGTEDAVVADVAPYAEARKALESREISLAAFLADAGLTLRADLLRPFAHWVTPPQEPRRYDTRFFSAKLPEGQRADGATSEAHATGWQRPSAAIGDAREGRRMLMPPTWLTLVEIDEFATAEALLAAPREIVRTMPTLIKEGDRFRVVLDPTEV
- a CDS encoding RidA family protein; the encoded protein is MTWTSRLAELGIELPGVAAPLAAYVPAVQSGSHVYTSGQLPFVDGTLAATGKVGAEVSPEEAKGHARTSVLNALAAVHALVGIDSVTRIVKVVGFVASAEGFTGQPAVINGASELLGEIFGDAGKHARSAVGVAELPIGAPVEVELIVEVK
- a CDS encoding DUF4177 domain-containing protein yields the protein MSATKWEYATVPLLIHATKQILDQWGEDGWELVTVLPNPSGEQHVAYLKRPKN
- a CDS encoding ArsA-related P-loop ATPase codes for the protein MTTPSAGWPDELTRARLHFVTGKGGTGKTTLAAALGLALAREGRRVLLIEVEGRQGIAQLFDTEPLPYAEQRIASVPGGGELRALHIDVEAALLEYFEMFYNLGFAGRTLRRMGAIEFATTLAPGLRDVLLTGKIKECVGRTESDGRHTYDAVVVDSPPTGRVVKFLDVTKALTDLAKTGPIRGQADGVVRLLHSGETAIHLTTLLEEMPVRETVEAVAELDGADLRPGAVLVNRVRPPRLPARSVTAAADGRVDAVRVRSGLASAGLKLPDETLDALVEETVEHAVRVAAEQRAREQLAEADLPTLELPEVTDGVDVASLYDLAEALLDQGVR